In Shouchella patagoniensis, the following are encoded in one genomic region:
- a CDS encoding AMP-binding protein, whose product MKQETISHLLQKVVDKNPNAEALVYKDLDLRLTYQEFNESCRQLAKGLFHIGMKRGDHLAIWATNSPEWVTTQFASATIGATLVTVNTNYQENELKYLLTQSDTKTLFVMEEYRGTSYLDMLYKLIPELKTTQPGKLKSAAFPHLEHVVFLGKEHKQGMWLYEDIVHLGDNIPDHLLDNQTNALQADDVINIQYTSGTTGFPKGVMLTHKNLIHNAKNIAACMELSEEDRMCIPVPFFHCFGCVLGILACVSAGATMVPVVEFNPEIVLETVQDEACTALHGVPTMFIAELNLPTFSNYNLTSLRTGIMAGSTCPIEVMKGVIEKMGAKEITIAYGQTESSPVITQTRVNDSLHRRTDTVGRALPNVEVKIIDPYTKQEVPRGEQGELVTRGYHVMKGYYKQPEETARVLNQDGWLHTGDLAVMDEDGYCKITGRLKDMIIRGGENIYPREIEEYLYTHPDILDVQVVGVPDPKYGEAVSAWIRCKEGRVLSTEEVQHFCQGQIARFKIPSYIKFVDHFPMTASGKVQKFKMREQMEDHNKPR is encoded by the coding sequence TTGAAACAAGAAACAATTAGCCATCTTTTACAAAAAGTCGTTGATAAGAACCCTAACGCTGAAGCACTCGTATATAAAGACTTAGACCTGAGGCTTACTTATCAGGAATTTAATGAATCCTGCCGTCAACTGGCAAAAGGATTATTTCACATAGGCATGAAGCGTGGGGATCATTTAGCGATCTGGGCTACTAACTCACCGGAATGGGTTACCACCCAATTCGCGTCTGCAACTATAGGAGCTACGCTTGTAACCGTTAACACGAACTATCAAGAAAACGAATTAAAGTACTTACTCACTCAATCCGATACAAAAACGCTATTTGTGATGGAAGAGTATCGTGGCACATCATATCTAGATATGCTTTACAAGCTCATTCCAGAATTAAAGACAACTCAGCCAGGAAAGCTAAAATCAGCGGCATTTCCTCACCTTGAACATGTTGTTTTTCTTGGAAAAGAACATAAACAAGGAATGTGGTTATATGAAGACATTGTTCATTTAGGGGATAACATCCCAGATCATCTTTTAGATAATCAGACAAATGCATTGCAAGCTGATGATGTGATTAATATACAATACACTTCGGGTACAACTGGATTTCCAAAAGGAGTGATGTTAACGCACAAAAACTTAATTCATAATGCAAAAAATATCGCTGCTTGTATGGAATTATCGGAAGAGGACCGCATGTGTATCCCCGTACCATTCTTTCATTGCTTTGGTTGTGTATTAGGTATTCTTGCTTGTGTTAGTGCTGGCGCAACAATGGTTCCCGTTGTTGAATTTAATCCGGAGATCGTGTTAGAAACGGTGCAAGATGAGGCTTGTACCGCACTCCATGGTGTACCTACAATGTTCATAGCAGAACTCAACTTACCAACCTTTTCGAACTATAACCTAACTTCTTTACGCACAGGTATTATGGCAGGTTCCACTTGTCCAATTGAAGTGATGAAAGGTGTCATAGAAAAAATGGGTGCCAAGGAAATAACAATTGCATACGGTCAAACAGAATCATCCCCTGTTATTACTCAAACACGGGTCAACGATTCTCTTCATAGAAGAACCGATACAGTAGGACGAGCTTTACCTAACGTTGAAGTAAAAATCATTGATCCTTATACAAAACAAGAAGTTCCTCGAGGAGAACAAGGAGAACTCGTAACACGAGGGTACCATGTCATGAAAGGGTATTATAAGCAACCAGAAGAAACAGCCCGTGTCTTAAATCAAGATGGATGGCTCCATACTGGTGACCTAGCTGTCATGGATGAAGATGGTTACTGTAAGATAACCGGTCGATTAAAAGATATGATTATCCGTGGGGGTGAAAATATCTATCCCCGTGAGATCGAAGAATACTTGTACACTCATCCAGACATTTTAGACGTACAAGTCGTTGGCGTCCCCGATCCCAAGTACGGAGAAGCAGTTTCAGCATGGATACGTTGTAAAGAAGGAAGAGTGTTATCAACGGAAGAAGTACAACATTTCTGTCAGGGACAAATCGCTCGCTTTAAAATCCCTAGTTACATTAAATTTGTCGATCACTTTCCAATGACTGCTTCAGGAAAAGTTCAAAAGTTTAAAATGCGAGAACAAATGGAAGACCATAATAAACCTCGTTAA
- a CDS encoding thiamine-binding protein → MATVLAGIQLMPNNKDDHTDGTVGKILEVIEQSGLRHQVGPLETVVEGDFDSVMTVLRNAHRKAVDAGAEEIMTNVKMHYRTAGVSLEDKH, encoded by the coding sequence GTGGCAACAGTATTAGCAGGAATTCAATTAATGCCTAATAACAAAGATGATCATACAGATGGAACAGTTGGAAAAATTCTGGAAGTGATTGAACAATCTGGTCTTCGTCATCAAGTAGGGCCTTTAGAGACGGTTGTTGAGGGGGATTTTGACTCAGTTATGACCGTATTGCGTAATGCGCATCGAAAAGCAGTAGATGCTGGTGCGGAGGAAATCATGACGAATGTGAAAATGCATTACCGGACAGCAGGCGTTTCGCTTGAAGATAAGCATTAA
- a CDS encoding ketopantoate reductase family protein — MRILSVGAGGIGGYFGARLVEKGEDVTFLVREKRQQLLKENQLILKSVHGDYSFLPKLITTKDSVSHPFDLVLFTTKSYQFEQAIKDVQPFIGKDTIILPLLNGIAHMKVLEQHFGNQLLGGLCFIESSVADDGSIIQESQIHRLIYGERDGRETLRIKKLNEIFSNSNAEFQFSTNVEQAMWNKYLFITVASGITTLFRSPIGPIRESNGGQDFIHSLLEECMSIMRAEAVPVSEDIVNQHLATFNAMSYTMKSSMLRDMERGSRTEGSHLQGYLLELAKKHGLKSPLLQAVFQNLQVYEDRL; from the coding sequence ATGCGCATTTTATCGGTTGGAGCAGGAGGCATTGGCGGCTACTTTGGCGCACGGTTAGTAGAAAAAGGAGAAGATGTTACTTTTTTAGTACGCGAGAAACGGCAACAGCTATTAAAAGAAAATCAACTTATTCTCAAAAGCGTCCACGGAGATTATTCTTTTTTACCGAAATTAATTACAACAAAAGATTCCGTCTCTCATCCGTTTGATCTTGTGTTGTTTACAACAAAATCCTACCAATTTGAACAAGCGATCAAAGATGTACAACCCTTTATTGGAAAAGACACGATTATATTACCATTACTGAATGGCATTGCTCATATGAAGGTACTTGAGCAACATTTCGGTAATCAACTTCTCGGTGGGCTTTGCTTTATAGAAAGTTCGGTTGCGGATGATGGTTCAATCATTCAAGAAAGTCAGATTCATCGTCTTATTTATGGAGAACGTGATGGTAGGGAAACGCTACGCATAAAGAAACTTAACGAGATCTTTTCGAATAGCAACGCTGAATTCCAATTCAGTACAAATGTCGAACAAGCTATGTGGAATAAATATCTCTTTATTACAGTTGCTTCTGGAATCACTACGCTTTTCCGTTCACCTATAGGACCTATACGTGAAAGCAATGGCGGTCAGGATTTCATTCACTCTTTGTTGGAAGAATGCATGTCCATTATGCGAGCTGAGGCGGTACCGGTATCAGAAGACATCGTTAACCAACATTTAGCTACGTTTAATGCGATGAGTTATACAATGAAATCGTCTATGCTACGTGACATGGAACGAGGTTCAAGAACAGAAGGATCTCATTTACAAGGCTATTTGCTTGAATTAGCTAAAAAACATGGACTTAAATCTCCTCTTCTGCAAGCTGTATTTCAAAATCTTCAAGTATATGAAGATAGGCTCTAA
- a CDS encoding YfcC family protein, translating into MESDQKKERKSIRVPHIYVILIAILLIAFAATFIIPSGEFERAENENGTIVLLPETFSEMEKTYLSLFDLMYAVPTGLIEAGEIVFGVLMIGGMFAVLEKSGLVGIGISKLSRTFGHRPFFVIPALMIPLALLTTFTSAIELAIVFAPVVIPLMVRLGFDRMTALAAVLISTVAGFTAAVTGPATVGVAHDVSGIELYSGYGYRALIFIIILTIGILFVCLYASKVKKDAGASLVSNDGIDQEFVLSSGDIENEKASKPQLLAVFVLLSGVLLMIYGLIEWGWYFRELGGLYLTMGLLIGLITGLGPSKIAETFNKGFQSILLGALVVGIARSISVILENGQILDTVVQGTSQLVSVMPSAFTAVFMMIVQGGFNFLVPSGSGQAVITMPIMSGLADLVGITRQTAVLAFQFGDGFANIFYPTSGYFMATLAIARVGWDKWMKFVWPLLIIWYVLAIVFLVIAQMINGGAGL; encoded by the coding sequence ATGGAAAGTGATCAAAAAAAAGAGAGAAAATCCATTCGCGTACCGCACATTTATGTCATTCTTATTGCGATTTTGTTAATTGCATTTGCCGCTACGTTTATTATCCCGTCTGGAGAGTTTGAACGAGCTGAAAATGAAAATGGCACAATTGTCCTTTTGCCAGAAACATTTTCAGAAATGGAGAAAACGTATTTATCTTTATTTGATTTAATGTATGCCGTGCCTACTGGTTTGATTGAAGCTGGAGAAATTGTATTTGGTGTTTTAATGATTGGCGGGATGTTTGCTGTTCTTGAAAAAAGTGGACTTGTTGGTATTGGCATTAGTAAATTATCTAGAACGTTTGGGCATCGACCGTTCTTTGTGATACCGGCGTTAATGATCCCTCTTGCATTATTAACAACTTTTACTAGTGCAATTGAGCTAGCCATTGTCTTTGCTCCAGTAGTCATTCCCTTAATGGTACGACTAGGGTTTGACCGAATGACGGCTCTTGCTGCAGTACTTATTAGTACGGTCGCCGGATTTACAGCAGCCGTTACAGGACCAGCAACGGTCGGAGTTGCTCATGATGTAAGTGGTATCGAGCTTTATAGTGGTTATGGGTACCGAGCTCTTATTTTTATTATTATTTTAACGATTGGTATTTTGTTTGTTTGTCTCTATGCGAGTAAGGTAAAGAAAGACGCAGGTGCAAGCCTTGTTTCTAATGACGGGATTGACCAAGAGTTTGTTCTGTCTTCTGGTGATATTGAGAATGAAAAAGCTTCAAAACCGCAACTTCTAGCAGTTTTCGTACTTTTAAGTGGCGTCTTGCTCATGATATACGGATTAATTGAGTGGGGCTGGTACTTCCGTGAGCTAGGTGGACTGTATTTAACAATGGGCTTGTTGATTGGGTTAATTACAGGTCTTGGACCAAGTAAAATTGCGGAAACGTTTAATAAAGGATTTCAGTCAATCTTACTCGGGGCGTTAGTTGTTGGTATCGCCCGTTCAATCTCTGTTATTCTAGAAAACGGGCAAATTTTAGATACAGTTGTGCAAGGAACTAGTCAGCTTGTGAGTGTTATGCCAAGTGCGTTCACAGCTGTTTTTATGATGATTGTACAAGGTGGGTTTAATTTTCTTGTCCCTTCTGGGAGTGGACAGGCTGTTATTACAATGCCAATCATGAGCGGTTTGGCAGATCTTGTTGGGATTACGAGACAGACCGCTGTACTTGCATTTCAATTCGGTGATGGGTTTGCAAATATCTTTTATCCAACATCAGGTTATTTTATGGCGACTCTTGCAATCGCAAGGGTTGGTTGGGATAAGTGGATGAAGTTTGTTTGGCCACTGCTTATTATTTGGTACGTACTCGCTATTGTTTTCCTAGTCATTGCTCAAATGATTAATGGGGGAGCTGGGTTGTAG
- a CDS encoding methionine ABC transporter ATP-binding protein — protein sequence MIEFKQVSKTYQTNGKTVKALDQINLKIDQGDIYGVIGFSGAGKSTLLRTVNLLERPTSGEIIVNNKNVAELKPNDLQKTKRNIGMIFQHFNLLQSKTVFENIAIPLKLVKTPKNEIKKRVQELLSFVGLTDKATNYPDQLSGGQKQRIGIARALATNPDILLCDEATSALDPETTSSILQLLKKINRDYNITILIITHEMSVIRELCDKVAVMEAGRVIEAGSVFSLFSNPTQETTKKFVRSIISDHLPEKVKTEIEKKEDNQQIYQLKVTDEALDSTLFSSLIQNAGVEVNILYASMQEVQGKSFGVLYLQIKGEHEQRLAARAYLNNQPFQIKEVTNNVRLVA from the coding sequence ATGATTGAGTTTAAACAAGTATCTAAAACCTATCAAACAAACGGAAAAACAGTTAAAGCGCTCGATCAAATCAATTTAAAAATTGATCAAGGTGATATCTATGGTGTTATTGGCTTTAGTGGGGCTGGTAAAAGTACGTTATTACGAACAGTGAACTTGCTTGAGCGACCTACATCTGGCGAAATTATCGTCAACAATAAAAATGTAGCTGAATTAAAACCGAATGATCTACAAAAAACCAAACGAAACATCGGCATGATCTTTCAACATTTTAATTTACTTCAGTCTAAAACGGTATTTGAAAATATAGCGATTCCATTAAAACTAGTAAAAACACCTAAAAACGAGATAAAAAAGCGAGTGCAAGAGTTGCTTTCATTTGTAGGTTTAACCGACAAGGCAACAAATTATCCTGACCAACTCTCCGGAGGCCAAAAACAACGAATTGGAATCGCTAGAGCCCTTGCTACAAACCCTGATATCTTGTTATGTGATGAAGCAACATCAGCTCTTGATCCTGAAACAACGAGTTCCATTCTTCAACTATTAAAGAAAATCAATCGCGACTATAACATTACGATTTTAATTATCACACACGAAATGTCCGTTATACGTGAACTATGCGACAAAGTTGCTGTCATGGAAGCAGGACGTGTGATCGAGGCAGGTTCGGTTTTTTCGCTTTTTTCAAATCCAACTCAAGAAACAACAAAAAAGTTTGTTCGGTCTATCATCTCTGATCATCTACCCGAAAAAGTAAAAACGGAGATTGAGAAAAAGGAAGACAATCAGCAAATTTACCAGTTGAAAGTGACAGATGAAGCCCTTGACTCTACCCTCTTTTCGTCATTAATTCAGAATGCCGGAGTAGAAGTGAATATCTTGTATGCTTCCATGCAAGAAGTTCAAGGTAAATCCTTTGGTGTGTTATACCTTCAAATAAAAGGAGAGCATGAACAAAGGTTAGCTGCAAGAGCGTATTTAAATAATCAACCATTTCAAATAAAAGAGGTGACAAATAATGTTCGATTGGTTGCCTGA
- a CDS encoding methionine ABC transporter permease produces MFDWLPEDIRPNISSNMLLEAIYETVYMVGWSFLFSTLIGVLLGVILVVTRPNHILETPVIYNFINPVINVLRSIPFIILLIALIPFTRFILGSAIGTTAAIVPLVFYAGPYIARLVENSLLEVDQGIIEAADAMGASKAQIIFRFLLPEATSSLILSMTTATIGLVGATAMAGAIGAGGIGHLAIAYGYQRFDNGTMYITVLMLIIIVQSLQSIGNITSKRVRRR; encoded by the coding sequence ATGTTCGATTGGTTGCCTGAAGACATTCGTCCCAATATATCAAGCAATATGCTCTTAGAAGCTATTTATGAAACTGTCTATATGGTCGGATGGTCCTTTCTTTTTTCAACACTTATTGGTGTGTTATTAGGCGTTATCCTTGTTGTGACGAGGCCAAATCACATTCTAGAAACACCAGTCATTTATAATTTTATCAATCCTGTAATAAATGTTCTGAGGTCGATTCCATTTATTATTTTGCTTATCGCACTCATTCCATTTACGCGCTTCATTCTCGGTTCAGCAATTGGGACTACCGCAGCCATTGTTCCCCTTGTCTTTTACGCAGGTCCGTATATCGCACGTTTAGTGGAAAATTCATTGTTAGAGGTTGATCAAGGTATTATTGAAGCCGCTGATGCAATGGGAGCTTCAAAGGCACAAATCATTTTCAGATTCTTACTGCCCGAAGCTACAAGTTCTCTTATCCTTAGCATGACTACAGCAACGATAGGCCTTGTCGGTGCTACAGCAATGGCAGGTGCGATCGGGGCTGGAGGAATCGGTCACCTTGCTATCGCCTATGGCTATCAACGATTTGATAATGGCACGATGTATATAACAGTCCTTATGCTCATCATTATTGTTCAAAGCTTGCAATCTATTGGTAACATCACATCAAAACGAGTCAGACGTAGATAA
- a CDS encoding MetQ/NlpA family ABC transporter substrate-binding protein, translating into MKKTSILYTTIPVLAALTLSACGQNATSLADAGDSYSKDNPVNVKVGISGTDSPEWDYIAEIASEEGIEVEIVRFNDYVQPNQALADGEIDANAFQTVSYFDHFIEEHNQDLSAIGSTVLAPMGLYSSKYESVDDIPDGAEITIDQEVTNQARNLMLLQEAGLLVLDDDFGVTSGQDQISDNPKNIQLTEIVAGNAPRIMEDVDASVINNGIAVDAKLSPTDNSIARESETATPYINIIAAQTADADNPILQRLVDIYQSDEVADFIVDEHAGARIPTAISLEQLNSYPR; encoded by the coding sequence ATGAAAAAAACATCCATTTTGTATACGACCATTCCTGTTCTAGCCGCATTAACATTATCTGCATGTGGTCAAAATGCCACAAGTCTAGCAGATGCGGGTGATTCTTACAGCAAGGATAATCCAGTAAATGTAAAAGTTGGTATTAGTGGCACCGATTCACCTGAATGGGATTACATTGCGGAGATCGCATCCGAAGAAGGAATCGAAGTGGAAATTGTCCGCTTTAATGATTATGTACAACCAAATCAAGCACTTGCAGATGGCGAGATTGATGCGAACGCATTTCAAACCGTCTCCTATTTTGATCATTTCATTGAAGAACATAATCAGGATTTAAGCGCGATCGGCTCAACCGTCCTAGCACCAATGGGACTTTATTCATCAAAATATGAATCCGTTGATGACATTCCAGATGGTGCTGAAATAACAATTGACCAGGAAGTAACAAACCAAGCACGTAATTTAATGCTCCTGCAAGAAGCAGGCTTACTTGTTTTAGATGATGATTTTGGAGTAACAAGTGGTCAGGATCAAATTTCAGATAATCCAAAGAACATACAACTAACTGAGATTGTTGCGGGTAATGCACCTCGCATCATGGAAGATGTTGATGCTTCCGTTATTAACAACGGCATTGCTGTAGATGCTAAGTTAAGCCCAACTGATAATTCCATTGCTAGAGAAAGTGAGACAGCAACGCCTTATATTAATATCATTGCTGCGCAAACTGCGGATGCCGACAACCCAATCCTGCAGCGTTTAGTCGACATCTATCAATCTGATGAAGTTGCAGATTTTATTGTTGACGAGCATGCGGGAGCACGAATCCCAACAGCCATTTCACTTGAACAATTAAATAGTTATCCTCGATAA
- a CDS encoding M20 family metallopeptidase has product MTTTSNDYQNAIKESIDVNADVYIRTSHQIHENPEIGNEEVFASYQLTTLLKDAGFSVTTDVAGHPTGFIASKGKNDGPAVAFLAEYDALPGLGHACGHNLIGTTSVAAAIALGEHIEHIGGRVVVLGTPAEEGGNNGSAKGSFVREGLLEDIDAALIIHPSSHTKRSGVSLAVDPVDYAFYGKPAHAAGAPEHGINALDAVIQLFNGINALRQHVTDDVRIHGIIPDGGEAPNIVPSFARARFYIRADSRPKTDAVRAKIDAIAHGAALATGAELKIIEFQNKVDNLIPNDTLNNVFADIFTDLGEEIYLTNETGIGSTDTGNISQVVPTIHPYIKIGAASLVPHTIPFREAAASDLGDQALITGAKGLAFIGLELLTNPSLLSRAQQELLQRKKAASQ; this is encoded by the coding sequence ATGACAACAACAAGCAATGATTATCAAAACGCGATTAAAGAAAGCATTGATGTAAACGCGGATGTTTACATTCGTACGAGTCACCAAATTCATGAGAACCCTGAGATTGGTAATGAGGAAGTATTTGCCTCTTATCAACTGACAACTCTACTTAAAGATGCCGGTTTTTCCGTTACAACAGATGTCGCCGGCCACCCTACTGGTTTTATTGCTTCCAAAGGCAAAAACGACGGACCAGCTGTTGCCTTTCTAGCAGAATATGATGCTCTTCCAGGACTTGGGCACGCTTGTGGTCATAATTTGATTGGGACCACAAGCGTTGCAGCAGCCATTGCTTTAGGAGAACATATCGAACATATCGGAGGGCGCGTTGTCGTGCTTGGTACCCCTGCAGAAGAAGGCGGCAATAACGGCAGCGCAAAAGGAAGCTTTGTACGAGAAGGTCTATTGGAAGACATCGATGCAGCACTGATCATTCATCCATCAAGCCACACGAAACGATCCGGCGTATCTTTAGCAGTTGACCCTGTTGATTATGCTTTTTATGGTAAACCTGCACATGCTGCAGGAGCTCCGGAGCATGGAATTAATGCACTTGATGCCGTTATTCAACTTTTTAATGGCATAAACGCACTAAGACAACATGTTACCGACGATGTTCGAATTCACGGCATTATACCAGATGGAGGGGAAGCTCCAAATATTGTGCCAAGTTTTGCAAGGGCTCGCTTTTACATCCGTGCTGACTCAAGACCAAAAACCGATGCAGTTCGTGCAAAAATTGATGCAATTGCTCATGGAGCTGCACTTGCAACAGGAGCTGAACTAAAAATAATTGAGTTTCAAAATAAAGTCGATAATCTCATACCAAATGATACACTAAATAACGTATTTGCCGACATTTTCACCGATCTTGGTGAGGAGATTTATCTAACTAATGAAACTGGCATTGGTTCAACAGACACGGGCAACATTAGTCAAGTTGTACCTACAATTCACCCATATATCAAAATTGGTGCTGCAAGCTTAGTGCCCCACACCATCCCTTTTCGAGAAGCTGCGGCATCAGATCTTGGTGATCAAGCTCTTATAACCGGGGCAAAAGGCCTTGCATTTATTGGCCTGGAACTCCTAACTAACCCAAGCCTGTTATCACGGGCACAGCAAGAGCTACTACAGCGAAAAAAAGCAGCTTCACAATAA